From a region of the Neomicrococcus lactis genome:
- a CDS encoding restriction endonuclease subunit S, whose translation MTIIASPNTEWLGPLPTSWSVTTVRALVEDINIRNFGGKNENYLSLMANIGVILYADKGDVGNKKPEDLSKCKIVKIGDLVINSMNYGIGSYGISRYEGICSPVYLVLRTKSDVGDQNFVRRIFEIPQFQRLAQSFGNGILEHRRAIGWDSIKNLPVPMPPLDTQQKIAAFLDRETAQIDELIGKQERLIELLAEKRQAIITHAVTKGLDPNAPTKPSGIPWLGDIPSIWETKRLKHIVAMRSGESITAEDIESIGDYPVYGGNGLRGYTSAYTHEGEYALIGRQGALCGNVNLARGQFWASEHAIVPTPRIQISVHWLFHVLKWMNLGQYSMTAAQPGISADAIGGLPVPFPSFDEQQKIADYVERQTRTLDRLTVAASSAIQLLRERRSALISAAVTGKIDVREGVA comes from the coding sequence ATGACCATTATTGCTTCACCAAATACTGAATGGCTGGGGCCTCTCCCCACCAGCTGGAGCGTGACCACGGTTCGTGCGCTAGTGGAAGACATCAATATTCGCAATTTCGGAGGGAAGAACGAAAACTATCTTTCCTTGATGGCCAATATCGGGGTCATTCTTTATGCAGACAAGGGTGATGTTGGAAACAAGAAACCCGAAGATCTTAGTAAATGTAAGATCGTAAAAATCGGTGATCTAGTGATTAACAGCATGAACTATGGAATCGGCTCCTACGGTATCTCCCGATACGAAGGAATTTGCAGTCCCGTCTACCTCGTTTTGCGGACCAAATCTGACGTTGGTGATCAGAACTTTGTGAGACGCATATTTGAAATACCACAGTTCCAACGGTTAGCCCAATCGTTTGGCAATGGAATCCTCGAGCATCGGCGAGCGATTGGTTGGGACTCAATCAAAAACTTACCGGTTCCCATGCCACCATTGGACACTCAGCAGAAGATTGCCGCTTTTCTCGACCGCGAGACCGCCCAGATTGACGAGTTGATCGGTAAGCAGGAGCGGCTCATTGAGCTCCTGGCCGAGAAGCGCCAAGCCATCATCACCCACGCAGTCACCAAAGGCCTCGACCCCAACGCCCCCACCAAACCCTCCGGCATCCCGTGGCTTGGCGACATTCCGTCGATTTGGGAGACCAAACGGCTGAAACACATCGTTGCAATGAGGAGCGGCGAGTCAATAACAGCAGAGGACATTGAGTCGATAGGAGACTACCCTGTGTACGGTGGTAACGGTCTCCGCGGCTACACCAGCGCCTATACGCACGAGGGCGAGTACGCCCTGATTGGCAGACAGGGAGCGCTCTGTGGGAACGTTAATTTGGCCCGTGGCCAATTTTGGGCGTCGGAACATGCGATCGTGCCTACGCCGCGAATCCAAATTTCCGTGCATTGGCTGTTCCACGTACTCAAATGGATGAACCTAGGTCAATACTCTATGACAGCCGCACAGCCCGGCATATCAGCTGATGCCATCGGCGGCTTACCCGTACCGTTTCCAAGCTTTGACGAGCAACAAAAAATTGCTGATTACGTAGAGCGTCAGACCCGCACTCTTGACAGACTGACAGTCGCGGCATCCTCGGCAATTCAGCTACTACGGGAACGCCGCTCCGCTCTCATATCAGCAGCCGTGACCGGCAAGATTGACGTTCGAGAAGGAGTTGCCTAG
- a CDS encoding type I restriction endonuclease subunit R: protein MAQHNEVIFEDEICQALAAQGWIYEPERKASDLYDASRALVPEDIFAWLADTQPEELAKVLKPTDSPVELELAKGRLLDRLCKVLDKPATKESGMLSVLRTGFKDVGAKFEMCQFKPATGLNPETLERYNKVRLRVLRQVHYSTVDTKKSIDLVLFVNGLPVATIELKTDFTQNINDALEQYRHDRNPRNSRNKDEPLLSFGRRALVHFAVSNDEIKMTTELKGKDTSFLPFNLGNDGHAGNPVNPHGSATSYLWERVLQPDSWLNIIGKFLHLQVSDKTNPVTGEREVRKSLLFPRYHQWDVVNQLIQTARVEGPGHRYLIQHSAGSGKTNSIAWTAHQLSSLHDAENEKIFDSVIVVTDRTVLDAQLQDAIYQIEHKSGVVVPIRGNAGSKSAELTTALAARTPIIIVTIQTFPFALKAIAESHALKGRNFAIIADEAHSSQTGSTANQLKKVLSAEEIADVNDGGEFDVEAYLAAEMTERADAKNISYFAFTATPKAKTLELFGRKGPDGLPQPFHLYSMQQAIEENFILDVLQNYTSYKVAFQLTHNGQDYDSDDTQVEKSTALKALMGWVKLHPHNISQKVHVIVEHFRENIAWRLNGKAKAMVVTGSRKEAVRYKLAIDKYIQEAGYTDLATMVAFSGEVNDADSGPEPFTEINMNPGLKGRTLPEAFSTDEYKIMLVANKYQTGFDQPLLVAMYVDKKLSGVSAVQTLSRLNRKAVGKDKTFVLDFVNDPQEILAAFQPYFRDATLESVSDPNVVHDLQAKLDAAQIYLESEVDGLVKAYVLEEGNNALSSWVSPAKSRFNTRYNAAVAAEDKTTQDELDLFRKDLGSFVRAYDFLSQIFDFADTDLEKRSIYYKHLLPVLRVNDARIALDLSDVVLAKYALKDKGKAQLTLTGEDAPMNPSTHVGTGQTKDPEMATWEEIIRQANLPFEGEDMDAVAHFVEGVRRELVKNETLQKQARNNSRNHFGSSPDLARALTDAVSNAMDSHYNLSLQALGDKTKMSALLKALIGPVYEKLRQQDEPQN from the coding sequence ATGGCACAGCACAATGAAGTGATCTTCGAGGACGAGATCTGCCAGGCCTTGGCAGCGCAGGGTTGGATTTACGAGCCGGAGCGCAAGGCCAGCGATCTGTACGATGCGAGTCGTGCACTGGTGCCAGAGGACATCTTCGCGTGGCTAGCTGACACACAGCCGGAGGAGCTGGCTAAGGTTCTCAAGCCCACGGATTCACCGGTTGAGCTTGAGCTCGCTAAAGGGCGTCTGCTTGATCGGTTGTGCAAGGTGTTGGATAAGCCGGCAACCAAGGAATCCGGCATGCTGTCAGTGTTGCGCACGGGGTTTAAGGATGTGGGCGCGAAGTTTGAGATGTGCCAGTTCAAACCCGCCACGGGGCTCAACCCGGAGACGCTTGAGCGATATAACAAGGTGCGGTTGCGGGTGCTCCGTCAGGTGCACTATTCCACGGTCGATACCAAGAAGAGCATCGACCTGGTCCTGTTCGTAAACGGTCTGCCGGTAGCAACGATCGAGCTGAAGACTGATTTCACCCAGAACATTAACGACGCCCTCGAGCAGTATCGTCATGACCGGAACCCCCGTAATAGTAGGAACAAGGACGAGCCGCTGCTGTCTTTCGGGCGTCGCGCGTTGGTGCATTTCGCAGTCAGTAACGACGAAATCAAAATGACCACCGAACTCAAGGGCAAAGACACCTCCTTCCTGCCCTTCAATCTCGGTAATGACGGCCATGCCGGCAACCCGGTAAACCCCCACGGCTCGGCTACCAGTTATCTCTGGGAGCGGGTATTACAGCCAGATTCTTGGTTAAACATCATCGGCAAATTCCTGCACTTACAGGTCAGCGACAAAACCAACCCTGTGACTGGGGAGCGCGAAGTGCGCAAGTCGCTCCTGTTTCCGCGGTATCACCAGTGGGACGTGGTCAACCAACTCATTCAGACTGCCCGCGTTGAGGGGCCCGGTCACCGGTACCTGATTCAGCACTCCGCTGGCTCCGGTAAAACTAATTCCATTGCCTGGACCGCACACCAACTCTCCTCCCTCCACGATGCCGAGAATGAGAAGATTTTTGATTCCGTGATCGTGGTGACAGACCGGACCGTGTTGGATGCCCAGCTGCAGGATGCGATCTATCAGATCGAGCACAAGTCCGGTGTCGTTGTCCCTATCCGAGGCAACGCCGGATCCAAATCCGCGGAACTGACCACCGCACTAGCGGCGCGGACCCCGATCATCATCGTGACGATCCAGACCTTCCCTTTCGCGTTGAAGGCTATTGCCGAGTCCCATGCGTTGAAGGGCCGGAACTTCGCGATCATCGCGGACGAAGCGCACTCATCACAGACCGGATCGACTGCGAACCAGCTCAAGAAAGTCCTCTCCGCCGAAGAAATCGCGGACGTCAATGACGGTGGCGAGTTCGATGTCGAAGCCTACCTCGCAGCAGAGATGACCGAACGGGCTGACGCGAAGAACATTAGCTACTTCGCGTTCACCGCCACACCCAAAGCCAAAACACTAGAGTTGTTTGGCCGGAAGGGCCCTGACGGGTTGCCGCAACCATTCCACCTGTACTCCATGCAGCAAGCCATCGAGGAAAACTTCATCCTCGACGTGCTGCAAAACTACACCAGCTACAAGGTCGCCTTCCAGCTCACCCATAACGGCCAGGACTACGACTCAGACGATACGCAGGTTGAAAAGTCCACGGCTCTGAAAGCGCTCATGGGTTGGGTGAAACTGCACCCGCACAACATCAGCCAGAAAGTCCACGTCATCGTGGAACACTTCCGCGAAAACATCGCCTGGCGCCTGAACGGCAAAGCTAAAGCCATGGTCGTCACCGGATCCCGCAAAGAAGCCGTACGATACAAACTCGCCATCGATAAATACATCCAAGAAGCCGGCTACACCGACCTCGCCACCATGGTCGCGTTCTCCGGTGAAGTTAACGACGCGGACTCCGGTCCCGAACCGTTCACCGAGATCAACATGAACCCCGGCCTCAAAGGCCGCACCCTGCCAGAAGCCTTTTCCACCGACGAATACAAAATCATGCTGGTGGCCAATAAGTACCAGACCGGCTTCGATCAGCCCTTGCTCGTGGCCATGTACGTGGACAAGAAACTCTCCGGCGTTTCCGCCGTGCAAACCCTGTCCCGCCTCAACCGCAAAGCCGTCGGCAAAGACAAAACCTTCGTCCTGGACTTCGTGAACGACCCACAAGAGATCCTAGCTGCCTTCCAGCCTTACTTCCGTGACGCCACCTTGGAGAGTGTTTCGGACCCTAACGTAGTCCACGACCTCCAAGCCAAACTCGACGCAGCCCAGATCTATCTTGAATCCGAAGTAGACGGACTCGTCAAAGCCTACGTACTTGAAGAAGGCAACAATGCCCTCTCCAGTTGGGTGTCACCGGCTAAATCACGCTTCAACACCCGATACAACGCTGCCGTCGCAGCCGAAGACAAAACCACCCAAGACGAACTGGACCTCTTCCGCAAAGACCTCGGATCCTTCGTGCGCGCCTACGACTTCCTGTCCCAAATCTTCGACTTCGCCGACACCGACCTCGAAAAACGCTCCATCTACTACAAGCACCTCCTGCCCGTACTCCGGGTCAACGACGCCAGAATCGCACTAGACCTTTCAGACGTCGTGCTCGCGAAATACGCCCTCAAAGACAAAGGCAAAGCGCAACTCACGCTCACCGGGGAAGACGCCCCAATGAATCCATCAACACACGTCGGTACGGGACAGACCAAAGATCCTGAGATGGCAACGTGGGAAGAAATCATCCGGCAGGCCAACCTGCCTTTCGAAGGCGAAGACATGGACGCTGTCGCCCACTTCGTCGAAGGAGTTCGCAGGGAACTCGTCAAAAACGAGACACTACAGAAACAAGCACGTAACAACTCTCGCAACCACTTCGGAAGTAGCCCAGATCTAGCCAGGGCCCTCACGGACGCCGTCTCCAACGCCATGGACAGCCACTACAACCTGAGCCTGCAAGCACTCGGCGACAAAACAAAAATGAGCGCCCTCCTCAAAGCGCTTATCGGTCCTGTCTACGAAAAACTTCGACAACAAGATGAACCTCAAAACTAA
- a CDS encoding NAD(P)H-binding protein, with the protein MMRVLVLGASGYVGNRVVAAILEHGGEVVAGARDPLSLDQVWWSDRVERVKVDMSDESSVRAAVTSDVDAVVYLVHGMGDSDFSQKDADAARYLRDAVNSAGVKRVVYLSGIIPQVPEEELSEHLRSRLQVERILSESTARVITLRAAMIIGSGSTSFELMRQLGSRLPVTIVPEWMVNDVEPIAIVDVVRAILGALEAQVESGHYDIGGGEVISYPDLISLVGQLSGEERPSISVPLLPTALVSQVATFIADIPAPTIKALMESLHEPMVSGEHRWISDLCASQKDAQVNLRQSIERSLTVVDPLVPPSKRDPMGPMPGDPEWAETPQS; encoded by the coding sequence ATGATGCGTGTTCTAGTTTTAGGTGCCAGCGGGTATGTAGGCAATCGTGTGGTTGCCGCCATTCTTGAGCATGGTGGTGAGGTGGTTGCTGGGGCTCGTGATCCTTTGAGCCTGGACCAGGTGTGGTGGTCTGATCGTGTTGAGCGTGTCAAGGTCGACATGTCGGACGAGAGCTCTGTACGTGCCGCGGTGACTTCGGATGTGGATGCGGTGGTCTATCTGGTCCATGGCATGGGTGATTCAGATTTCTCCCAGAAGGACGCTGATGCTGCTAGATACCTGCGGGATGCTGTAAATAGTGCCGGTGTGAAGCGGGTTGTTTATCTTTCAGGCATCATTCCGCAGGTGCCTGAGGAAGAGTTGTCAGAGCACTTACGATCGCGTTTACAGGTTGAGCGGATTCTTTCTGAAAGCACTGCCCGGGTGATTACCTTGCGTGCTGCGATGATTATTGGTTCCGGTTCGACAAGTTTTGAGTTGATGCGGCAACTTGGTTCTCGGCTTCCTGTGACGATTGTCCCGGAATGGATGGTCAACGATGTTGAACCTATTGCCATTGTTGACGTAGTCAGAGCTATTCTTGGGGCGCTTGAAGCTCAGGTGGAATCAGGTCATTACGACATTGGTGGTGGAGAGGTTATTTCTTATCCCGATTTGATCTCTTTGGTTGGTCAGCTATCGGGTGAAGAGCGTCCGAGTATTTCGGTGCCGTTATTGCCTACTGCTTTAGTCTCTCAGGTGGCGACGTTCATAGCTGATATACCTGCCCCCACGATCAAAGCACTCATGGAGAGTTTGCATGAGCCCATGGTCTCTGGAGAGCATCGTTGGATCTCTGATCTTTGCGCCTCGCAGAAGGATGCTCAAGTGAATTTGCGGCAGTCTATCGAGCGCTCTCTGACTGTGGTGGACCCGTTAGTTCCACCTTCAAAGCGAGATCCGATGGGACCAATGCCGGGAGACCCTGAATGGGCGGAAACACCCCAAAGCTAG
- a CDS encoding restriction endonuclease produces the protein MALPQWHGFVDPVLRVMSDGLVRRNAEIRAVVAERTQLTDEDMAEIMSSGEARWANRINWAVFDSMKAGLLVREARGQYKISDEGLRRVSSTSEITYQTLLEYESYREYQNSSKAPKKPALPGVVPAAALPGAVADADPSEALEQSADQLNRVVIDEIYRNLHELSDIAFERLVPFVVKALGYGTDREDNLKPTQRSGDKGIDGIVWQDALGFDRVYLQAKRYAEGNNVGSPEVQAFSGALGQFRATKGIFITTSTFTSGARAVARDTAHYTLILIDGQRLASLMFEYGVGVQVDRTVVVKKLDQDFFDSF, from the coding sequence ATGGCTTTGCCTCAGTGGCATGGGTTTGTTGATCCGGTTCTGCGGGTGATGTCTGATGGTCTTGTTCGTCGGAATGCGGAGATCAGGGCGGTTGTTGCTGAGCGTACACAGCTGACGGATGAGGATATGGCTGAGATTATGTCTTCTGGTGAGGCGCGTTGGGCTAACCGGATTAATTGGGCTGTTTTCGATTCCATGAAGGCTGGTCTGCTTGTTCGTGAGGCGCGTGGGCAGTACAAGATCAGTGATGAGGGTCTTCGCCGAGTTTCTTCGACTTCGGAGATTACGTATCAGACGTTGTTGGAGTACGAGTCTTATCGTGAATACCAGAACTCATCGAAGGCACCCAAAAAGCCGGCTTTGCCTGGCGTAGTCCCGGCTGCTGCTCTCCCTGGTGCTGTTGCTGACGCGGATCCTTCTGAGGCTCTTGAGCAGTCCGCGGATCAACTCAACCGGGTCGTCATCGACGAGATTTACCGCAATCTGCATGAGCTCTCAGACATCGCCTTCGAGCGACTCGTACCATTCGTGGTGAAGGCCCTCGGCTACGGTACAGATCGTGAAGACAACCTGAAGCCAACACAGCGCTCCGGCGACAAGGGAATCGACGGAATTGTTTGGCAAGACGCGCTCGGGTTTGATCGGGTTTATCTGCAGGCTAAACGCTATGCGGAGGGCAACAATGTTGGTTCACCGGAGGTTCAAGCGTTCAGTGGTGCGTTGGGTCAGTTTCGTGCCACGAAGGGTATTTTCATCACTACCTCGACGTTTACGTCGGGTGCCCGAGCTGTCGCCCGCGATACTGCGCACTACACGTTGATTCTCATTGATGGGCAGCGGTTAGCGTCGCTCATGTTTGAGTATGGCGTCGGTGTACAGGTCGACCGCACGGTGGTCGTGAAAAAGTTGGATCAGGACTTTTTCGACAGTTTCTAG
- a CDS encoding N-6 DNA methylase: MAANNNANLVWSIANILRGTFKPAQYGSVILPFTILRRLDCVLAETKDAVLKEAEAKKNLNIPLDAFLQKASGHNFFNTSLFNFAKLLDDPTNIKANILNYVQGFSENTRDIFERFDFYKTLEKLDNSDLLYHVTKDFAGIDLHPNTISNIEMGLMFEELIRRFAEASNETAGEHFTPREVIQLMVQLLLNYDDDVLTKEGIVRSIYDPTAGTGGMLTVAQEHLHALNPSASLVAYGQEINDESYAICKSDLLIKGQDISKISVGDTLANDQNIGQQFDFMLSNPPFGVEWKKIQPQIQKEHELHGFEGRFGPGLPRVSDGSLLFLLHLIRKMRPAHEGGSRIGIVLNGSPLFTGSAGSGESEIRKYLIENDFVEAIIALPTDMFYNTGIATYIWILSNSKKQKHPDRVGKIQLINGVDFFQKMRKSLGSKRKELGPNDIANIVQLYGAFEDNGETSKIFNNQDFGYSTITVERPLKLNFACTPERIKAVLAQKPVEKLSDHDKQLLEKTLTKLGDHATKLWKNRDAFSKVLKPALTGAGLKLGVPVMKAVLAGLSERDETADTCKGPKGTPEPDTDLRDTENVPLGENIQEYFAREVLPHVPDAWIDETKTKTGYEIPFTRHFYTYVAPRALEEIDADLNKLISEITELLSEVEK, translated from the coding sequence GTGGCCGCGAATAACAACGCGAACCTGGTGTGGAGCATTGCGAATATTCTGCGAGGCACCTTCAAACCAGCACAATACGGATCAGTGATCCTCCCATTCACCATCCTCCGCCGTCTCGACTGCGTGCTCGCAGAAACAAAAGATGCCGTTCTCAAAGAAGCAGAAGCCAAGAAAAACCTGAACATCCCTCTTGATGCTTTCCTCCAGAAGGCATCAGGGCACAACTTCTTCAACACCTCACTGTTCAACTTCGCCAAGCTTCTGGATGACCCCACGAATATCAAGGCGAACATCCTCAACTATGTTCAAGGGTTCTCAGAGAACACCCGTGACATCTTCGAACGCTTCGATTTCTATAAGACGCTCGAGAAGCTGGATAACTCGGACCTGCTCTACCACGTCACTAAAGACTTCGCCGGAATAGATCTGCACCCGAACACCATTAGCAACATTGAGATGGGTCTGATGTTCGAGGAGTTGATCCGCCGCTTCGCTGAAGCCTCCAACGAGACCGCCGGTGAGCACTTCACCCCGCGCGAAGTCATCCAGCTCATGGTGCAGCTGCTGCTGAATTACGACGACGATGTACTCACCAAAGAGGGCATCGTCCGGTCTATCTACGACCCGACTGCCGGAACGGGCGGCATGCTCACTGTCGCTCAGGAACACCTGCACGCTCTGAACCCCAGCGCATCTCTCGTCGCATATGGTCAGGAGATCAATGACGAGTCCTACGCCATCTGTAAGTCGGACTTACTGATCAAGGGCCAGGACATCTCCAAGATCTCTGTCGGCGATACACTCGCTAATGATCAGAACATCGGCCAGCAGTTCGACTTCATGCTCTCCAACCCGCCCTTCGGTGTGGAGTGGAAGAAAATCCAGCCGCAAATCCAAAAGGAACACGAGCTCCACGGTTTCGAGGGCCGCTTCGGCCCCGGACTGCCCCGCGTTAGCGATGGTTCCCTGCTATTCCTGCTGCATTTGATCCGTAAGATGCGTCCCGCGCACGAGGGCGGCTCCCGCATCGGCATCGTCCTCAACGGCTCACCACTGTTCACCGGTAGCGCCGGCTCTGGTGAATCCGAGATCCGCAAATACCTGATCGAGAACGACTTCGTCGAAGCGATCATCGCGCTACCCACGGACATGTTCTACAACACCGGGATCGCCACCTACATTTGGATCCTCTCCAACAGCAAGAAGCAAAAACACCCCGACCGTGTCGGCAAGATCCAGCTCATCAACGGGGTGGACTTCTTCCAGAAAATGCGGAAAAGCCTCGGCTCCAAACGCAAAGAACTCGGCCCCAACGACATTGCAAACATCGTCCAGCTGTACGGTGCCTTCGAAGACAACGGCGAGACCTCGAAGATCTTCAACAACCAAGACTTCGGCTACTCCACCATCACAGTCGAGCGTCCACTCAAACTCAACTTCGCCTGCACCCCAGAACGCATCAAGGCCGTCCTCGCCCAGAAACCCGTCGAGAAACTCTCCGACCACGATAAGCAGCTGCTCGAGAAGACGCTCACTAAGCTCGGTGACCACGCCACAAAACTCTGGAAAAACCGAGACGCCTTCTCAAAAGTACTCAAACCAGCCCTCACCGGTGCCGGCTTGAAGCTCGGCGTACCAGTTATGAAAGCAGTCCTCGCAGGCCTATCTGAACGAGACGAAACCGCCGACACCTGCAAAGGGCCAAAAGGAACACCCGAGCCCGACACTGACCTGCGCGACACCGAAAACGTGCCGCTCGGCGAAAACATCCAAGAGTACTTCGCCCGCGAAGTCCTCCCCCACGTCCCCGACGCCTGGATTGACGAAACCAAAACCAAAACCGGCTACGAAATCCCCTTCACCCGACACTTCTACACATACGTCGCACCCAGAGCACTAGAGGAAATCGACGCAGACCTCAACAAGCTCATTTCCGAAATCACGGAACTGCTATCCGAGGTCGAGAAATGA
- a CDS encoding HNH endonuclease, which yields MRETTPGVRELSTLLQSASFHPMERRTGSFRSPGSVGMKVNNLIANHPSYLGVGLRVTKAEQDIVQEFIAYPELMSTLASSIQDQILGVVSDGFDLHLDDELVAAGIEGDAKSILTVKRERDPRLRRAKIDSVVLAGLPIDCEVCGFDYGKSYGARGQGYIEVHHRSPLHITGVVETTLDDLALLCANCHRMVHRVSPWLSVEKLKETIVR from the coding sequence GTGCGTGAAACAACCCCTGGGGTGCGGGAGCTTTCTACTCTTCTTCAAAGTGCGTCTTTTCATCCGATGGAACGACGCACTGGCTCTTTCCGGTCGCCCGGTTCAGTTGGAATGAAAGTCAATAACCTCATTGCCAACCATCCTTCATACCTAGGGGTTGGGCTGCGAGTGACAAAGGCCGAACAGGACATTGTCCAAGAGTTCATTGCATACCCTGAACTAATGTCGACACTCGCGTCTTCGATCCAAGATCAAATCCTTGGCGTAGTTTCTGATGGATTCGATTTGCATTTGGACGATGAGCTTGTTGCTGCCGGCATTGAGGGGGACGCGAAGTCGATACTTACCGTGAAACGAGAGCGGGATCCTCGGCTACGTCGAGCCAAGATTGATTCGGTTGTCCTTGCTGGATTGCCAATTGATTGTGAAGTTTGCGGTTTCGATTACGGGAAGAGTTACGGGGCCCGCGGGCAAGGTTATATCGAGGTGCATCACAGATCGCCTTTGCATATCACTGGTGTTGTTGAAACCACTCTTGACGATCTTGCTCTTTTGTGCGCGAACTGTCATCGCATGGTCCACCGCGTGAGCCCTTGGCTGTCGGTTGAAAAGTTGAAAGAAACTATTGTTAGATGA
- a CDS encoding IS110 family transposase, whose product MNDTISGRFALIKNHEDVDIFIGVDVGKSNHHAVAIDRTGKKILDRALPQDEAKLRAIIKAVAGKGTVLLVVDQPSTIGALPVAVAQAEGILVGYIPGLAMRRIADLHPGEAKTDARDAAIIAEAARSLPHTLRSIVVADEQAAELSMLCGFDDDLAKQATATSNRIRGLLTQIHPALERVVGKHLDHPAMAELLIKYPSPDKLRKAGQNRVTALLLKYAPRAGKRWATEIFTALDEQTVVVAGTGAASIVLPQLAAMLKQLRTARDELLVQVETLVEDHPLHAVLTSMPAVGVRTEARIITEVAGKEFQTSGHLASYAGLAPVTWRSGTSIRGDHPSKKGNKSLKRAFFLSAFAALKDPLSRAYYDRKRAEGKRHNQALIALARRRCDVLFAMLRDGTFYEAPTPKTA is encoded by the coding sequence ATGAATGACACTATTTCTGGGAGGTTTGCGTTGATCAAGAACCACGAGGACGTCGATATCTTCATCGGCGTCGATGTCGGTAAGAGCAATCACCATGCGGTCGCGATCGACCGTACGGGCAAGAAAATCCTCGACCGTGCACTGCCCCAAGACGAGGCCAAACTCCGTGCCATCATCAAGGCCGTGGCCGGCAAAGGCACCGTGTTGTTGGTCGTTGATCAGCCCTCGACCATCGGCGCCCTGCCCGTTGCTGTGGCCCAGGCCGAGGGAATACTGGTCGGCTACATTCCCGGGCTGGCGATGCGCCGCATCGCGGATTTACATCCCGGAGAAGCCAAGACAGATGCTCGAGACGCTGCCATCATTGCTGAAGCCGCCCGAAGCCTGCCACACACCCTGCGTTCCATCGTCGTCGCCGATGAGCAAGCCGCCGAACTATCGATGCTCTGCGGTTTCGATGACGATCTAGCGAAGCAGGCAACGGCAACCTCGAACCGGATTCGGGGGTTGTTGACCCAGATCCACCCGGCACTGGAGCGGGTGGTGGGAAAGCACCTCGATCACCCCGCCATGGCCGAATTGCTGATCAAATATCCGTCTCCGGATAAGCTCCGCAAGGCCGGCCAGAACCGAGTCACGGCCTTGCTTTTGAAGTATGCGCCGCGGGCTGGGAAACGCTGGGCTACCGAGATCTTCACCGCCCTAGATGAGCAGACCGTGGTAGTCGCTGGAACTGGTGCCGCGAGCATCGTATTGCCGCAGCTCGCTGCCATGCTCAAGCAGCTACGCACGGCCCGTGACGAGCTCCTCGTTCAGGTTGAAACCCTCGTGGAGGATCACCCTCTTCATGCCGTCCTGACCTCTATGCCGGCGGTCGGGGTCAGGACGGAAGCCCGCATCATCACCGAAGTTGCGGGTAAGGAATTCCAGACCTCCGGCCACCTCGCCTCCTACGCTGGGCTGGCCCCGGTGACGTGGCGCTCCGGAACCTCGATCCGAGGCGATCACCCCTCCAAGAAAGGGAACAAGTCCCTCAAGCGGGCTTTCTTTCTCTCCGCGTTCGCGGCTCTGAAAGACCCTCTCTCACGGGCCTACTACGACCGGAAACGCGCCGAAGGCAAACGACACAATCAAGCCCTCATCGCCCTAGCGCGCAGGCGTTGCGACGTTCTCTTCGCGATGCTCCGGGACGGCACCTTCTACGAAGCCCCAACCCCGAAAACCGCCTGA
- a CDS encoding CPBP family intramembrane glutamic endopeptidase — translation MQKTAKNPVRWFAPAIATGTVVAAAFILYRAFSSASAEPGSLPLWSIALATVWATGGIALLRTSNHNQQKPPLNQPQWALTIMLSLGLAISSYIGGLVLTMLPLTSTWISHALNVASSVPLHITLLIALITGAAEELFFRVGFASLWSGKSVWIIPNLLYTLVTLATGNLALTAVAPILGLVATTAREHSRNVYAPIIVHATWTLTMVGIFPLTVTP, via the coding sequence ATGCAAAAAACCGCCAAAAATCCGGTCCGGTGGTTCGCTCCTGCCATTGCCACGGGCACTGTCGTGGCAGCTGCCTTCATCCTATACAGAGCATTTTCCAGTGCTTCAGCAGAGCCAGGAAGCCTCCCACTCTGGAGCATTGCCCTAGCCACAGTATGGGCAACAGGTGGCATTGCACTGCTGCGCACATCCAACCACAACCAACAAAAACCACCGCTGAATCAGCCGCAATGGGCCCTCACCATCATGCTTAGCCTCGGACTAGCCATCTCAAGCTACATTGGTGGACTAGTCCTAACCATGCTGCCTCTGACATCAACATGGATCAGCCACGCTCTCAACGTCGCCAGTTCAGTCCCTCTACACATCACTTTGCTCATAGCTCTTATCACTGGAGCGGCCGAAGAGCTCTTCTTCCGAGTCGGTTTCGCCTCGCTGTGGAGTGGTAAATCAGTGTGGATCATCCCAAACCTTCTCTACACCCTGGTCACGCTCGCAACCGGCAACCTAGCCCTGACCGCCGTCGCACCAATACTCGGCCTCGTCGCAACAACCGCACGAGAACACTCCCGAAACGTCTATGCCCCGATCATCGTTCACGCAACATGGACACTCACCATGGTTGGCATATTCCCTCTCACCGTTACCCCATAA